In Candidatus Hadarchaeales archaeon, one DNA window encodes the following:
- a CDS encoding MoaD/ThiS family protein, with translation MVNLQGDLGKRAGTGSVRVPIEEEETLDSLFMKLSRRHPQVVESILDPTTGELSENCQVLLNNRPVKRTLGIHTKLKHKDEITILPLEKEQDPQVV, from the coding sequence ATGGTTAACCTGCAGGGAGATCTCGGCAAGAGAGCTGGAACTGGAAGTGTGAGGGTACCCATCGAAGAAGAAGAAACGCTGGACTCCCTTTTCATGAAGCTGAGCAGGAGACATCCCCAGGTGGTGGAGAGCATTTTGGATCCCACGACCGGTGAACTAAGCGAGAACTGTCAAGTGCTACTAAACAATAGACCCGTGAAACGCACGTTGGGGATCCACACCAAACTCAAACACAAGGACGAAATAACGATTTTACCCCTTGAGAAGGAGCAGGATCCACAAGTCGTGTGA
- a CDS encoding ribose-phosphate diphosphokinase, with protein MIVIGGSASRKLSWEIAKELNCKFSQPEVKSFPDGELYVRIPDDLSGEEVVIVQSTPPPQNENLMELFLLLEAASEQGPKSLKAVVPYLAYARQDKIFKKGEALSLKLISSFIEEAGAEELVVVDIHERESLSYFSIPVKNVTAAPLLGRYFKGMGLKDPLFLGPDEKAAQQASRAAKELGASFDSLEKERITPELVVTSSKELRVKDRDAVIIDDIISTGGTIAEAAKILKKEGARRIFAACTHPVLSGNALEKMKAAGVEGVVGTNTIENSHSLVSVAPVIVEGLRQSVLL; from the coding sequence ATGATAGTAATAGGGGGTTCTGCTTCCCGCAAGCTATCTTGGGAAATTGCCAAAGAACTGAACTGTAAGTTTTCTCAACCGGAGGTTAAATCCTTTCCAGATGGAGAACTTTACGTGAGGATACCGGATGACCTTTCTGGGGAAGAGGTGGTAATAGTTCAATCCACTCCCCCTCCCCAGAATGAAAATCTCATGGAGCTCTTTTTACTTTTGGAGGCGGCCTCTGAACAAGGACCTAAGAGCCTCAAAGCCGTGGTTCCCTACTTGGCATATGCACGCCAGGACAAAATCTTTAAGAAAGGGGAAGCCCTGAGCCTCAAACTCATTTCTTCCTTCATAGAAGAGGCGGGGGCGGAGGAGTTGGTGGTAGTGGACATCCACGAAAGAGAATCCCTTTCTTATTTCTCTATACCTGTGAAAAACGTCACGGCAGCCCCTCTTTTGGGTAGATACTTCAAGGGAATGGGGCTTAAAGATCCTCTCTTCTTGGGCCCGGATGAAAAAGCCGCCCAGCAGGCCAGTAGGGCTGCGAAGGAATTGGGCGCTTCCTTCGATTCTCTGGAAAAGGAAAGGATTACTCCAGAACTCGTGGTAACTTCGAGTAAGGAACTAAGGGTGAAGGATAGGGATGCCGTGATCATCGATGATATCATAAGCACGGGTGGAACTATAGCGGAAGCAGCCAAAATCCTCAAGAAGGAAGGGGCAAGAAGAATCTTTGCTGCATGTACGCATCCCGTGCTTTCTGGAAACGCCCTTGAAAAAATGAAGGCAGCTGGTGTAGAGGGGGTGGTGGGGACCAATACCATAGAGAATTCCCATAGTTTGGTTTCCGTGGCCCCAGTTATCGTGGAGGGGCTCAGGCAGTCCGTCCTTTTATAA
- the argF gene encoding ornithine carbamoyltransferase, translated as MKKDLLGIEDLSRKEIEELLRLASKYKKERGRKTSSELRNKTVALIFERPSTRTRVSFEVAIHEMGGNPLFLSSQELQLSRGETVADTARTLSRYVHGIVARVSSHPNLVELAKYSTVPVINALSPLQHPCQTLADLLTMKEYKGKLEGLRVAWVGDGNNVCTSLMLGCATMGSHIRIAVPPGYEPPKDLVKLARERAEKSGGKVEIGHDPKEAVSGAEVVYTDVFVSMGMEEEREKRKKDFKNFQVTSQLLSLADEGVIFMHCLPAHRGEEVTDEVIDGPHSVVFDQAENRLHAQKAVLFKFLSGRVRPSP; from the coding sequence ATGAAGAAGGATTTGCTGGGGATAGAGGACCTGAGTAGAAAGGAAATAGAAGAACTCTTGAGGCTAGCCTCCAAATATAAAAAGGAAAGAGGCAGGAAAACTTCTTCCGAACTCAGAAACAAAACGGTTGCCTTGATTTTCGAAAGACCTTCCACCAGGACGAGGGTCTCCTTCGAGGTGGCCATCCACGAGATGGGTGGAAATCCCCTCTTCCTGAGTTCCCAAGAACTCCAGCTCAGCAGGGGGGAGACGGTGGCGGACACGGCTAGAACCTTGAGTCGCTATGTTCATGGAATAGTGGCGAGGGTCTCTTCCCATCCCAACTTGGTGGAGCTGGCCAAATACAGCACCGTTCCCGTGATCAACGCTTTGAGTCCCCTCCAGCATCCATGTCAAACCCTTGCGGATTTGCTGACCATGAAGGAATACAAAGGGAAACTGGAGGGTCTTAGGGTGGCCTGGGTGGGAGATGGCAACAACGTGTGCACTTCCCTCATGCTTGGATGTGCCACGATGGGCAGCCATATCCGCATAGCTGTTCCCCCTGGTTACGAACCCCCGAAAGACTTGGTGAAGTTGGCGAGGGAGAGAGCCGAAAAGAGTGGTGGTAAGGTGGAGATAGGACATGATCCTAAGGAAGCGGTTTCGGGAGCAGAAGTGGTATACACTGATGTTTTCGTCTCGATGGGTATGGAAGAGGAAAGGGAGAAAAGGAAGAAGGACTTCAAGAATTTCCAAGTGACTTCTCAGCTCCTTTCCCTGGCGGATGAAGGAGTGATTTTCATGCACTGTCTACCTGCCCATAGGGGGGAAGAGGTCACCGATGAAGTCATCGATGGGCCACATTCCGTGGTTTTCGATCAGGCGGAGAACAGGTTGCACGCCCAAAAGGCCGTGCTTTTCAAATTCCTCTCAGGTCGAGTCCGACCATCCCCTTAA
- the argC gene encoding N-acetyl-gamma-glutamyl-phosphate reductase, whose amino-acid sequence MIKVSIVGVAGYTGGELLRILLRHPETEVVGIFGEEHVGARLASLHPQLSGVVGERRVEKPDYGKIGSESDVVFMATPNGVAMKAVPKILEGGAKVVDLSADYRFKDVRVYEKYYTKHESPHIQGVYGLPELYREEIKKATLIANPGCYPTAAILALAPLVKERLVELDRLVVDALSGTSGAGRGLREGLHHPVCGENASAYSVTTHRHLPEIKQELERLANGKVGLYFTPHLIPVVRGILCTAHAFLREERSKEELLSVYKRFYSGEPFVRVVEGLPELNYVVGSNYCDIGLEVSEDGKWVVIVSAIDNLLKGGSGQAVQNMNLRFGLKETMGLEVLPMRP is encoded by the coding sequence ATGATTAAGGTTTCCATCGTGGGCGTGGCAGGTTACACTGGGGGAGAACTCCTCAGAATTCTACTAAGACATCCGGAGACAGAGGTAGTGGGAATTTTCGGGGAAGAGCATGTAGGTGCCCGCCTTGCTTCCCTTCATCCTCAGCTTTCTGGAGTGGTGGGAGAAAGAAGGGTGGAAAAACCAGATTATGGAAAGATAGGCTCGGAGTCCGATGTAGTCTTCATGGCTACTCCCAACGGTGTGGCGATGAAAGCTGTTCCCAAGATTTTGGAGGGAGGAGCAAAGGTAGTGGATCTCAGCGCGGACTACAGGTTTAAAGATGTAAGGGTGTACGAGAAATATTACACCAAACACGAAAGTCCACACATCCAGGGAGTCTATGGTCTTCCGGAGCTCTACAGGGAAGAAATAAAAAAGGCCACCCTGATTGCCAACCCCGGTTGTTATCCCACCGCCGCCATCCTGGCTCTAGCCCCTCTCGTAAAAGAAAGACTGGTGGAATTGGATCGGCTAGTGGTGGACGCTCTGAGTGGCACTTCGGGGGCTGGCAGGGGATTGAGGGAGGGTCTGCATCATCCCGTTTGTGGCGAGAATGCCAGTGCCTATTCCGTCACCACGCACAGGCACCTCCCTGAGATAAAACAGGAATTGGAAAGGCTGGCGAATGGGAAAGTTGGTCTTTATTTCACTCCACACCTAATCCCAGTGGTCAGGGGGATCCTCTGCACGGCCCACGCTTTCCTGAGGGAAGAAAGGTCGAAGGAGGAACTCCTCAGCGTTTACAAAAGATTCTATTCGGGAGAGCCTTTCGTTAGAGTGGTAGAAGGGCTTCCCGAGCTAAACTACGTAGTTGGCTCCAACTACTGCGATATCGGTCTCGAAGTCTCGGAGGACGGAAAATGGGTAGTGATAGTTTCTGCTATCGATAACCTCCTCAAAGGGGGTTCCGGACAAGCGGTTCAAAACATGAACCTCAGGTTCGGGCTAAAAGAGACGATGGGATTGGAAGTCCTCCCCATGCGTCCGTGA
- a CDS encoding methyltransferase domain-containing protein has protein sequence MRLVFLLSGEHPYLPRAEVLAAIQAEGGTGKVLEEFDQVLVVETEVNPSLLASRLGMSHEVWTHLCTSRVEELLEAVGSTDVVDLIPHGKTFAVRTVRIKRYSPEIKREELSKRIADLIRGEVKFEVDLEKPEVEVCIALTDGMGIVGMKVGDTARKEMGSRRPKFRKAFHPSTLFPSLARCMVNLARAPRGGTILDPFCGVGGILIEAGLMGMKVWGIDLDPKMVERARINLENYGIENFRLEVGDACQWKGRRVDAIVTDPPYGRQASTWKRSKEELYRRALPSLVRALKRGKYMCLTSPSEVDLGEMAAEVGLEERERYEQRVHRSLTRRIYVFRG, from the coding sequence GTGAGGCTGGTCTTCCTTCTTTCAGGGGAACATCCTTATCTTCCCAGGGCAGAAGTTTTGGCAGCCATCCAAGCCGAAGGGGGTACGGGGAAGGTATTGGAGGAGTTCGATCAAGTACTGGTGGTGGAAACCGAAGTGAATCCTTCTCTCCTAGCCTCTAGGCTTGGCATGTCACACGAGGTTTGGACCCATCTTTGTACTTCTAGGGTGGAAGAGCTCTTGGAAGCCGTGGGGAGTACCGATGTGGTGGACCTGATACCGCATGGAAAAACTTTCGCGGTTAGAACGGTGCGTATAAAGAGATATTCACCTGAGATAAAAAGAGAAGAACTTTCGAAGAGAATAGCAGACCTGATAAGGGGAGAAGTGAAGTTTGAGGTCGATCTGGAGAAACCAGAGGTGGAAGTCTGCATAGCCCTCACGGATGGAATGGGAATAGTGGGAATGAAAGTGGGCGATACTGCCAGAAAAGAGATGGGAAGCCGCAGACCAAAGTTCCGCAAGGCCTTTCATCCCAGTACCCTTTTCCCTTCCCTAGCAAGATGCATGGTAAACCTCGCTAGAGCACCCAGAGGAGGAACTATTCTGGATCCCTTCTGTGGCGTGGGGGGAATTCTCATAGAAGCGGGACTAATGGGAATGAAAGTGTGGGGAATAGATTTGGATCCCAAGATGGTGGAAAGGGCTAGAATCAACTTAGAAAACTATGGAATAGAAAACTTCAGACTGGAAGTAGGTGATGCCTGTCAATGGAAGGGTAGAAGGGTGGACGCTATAGTCACCGATCCTCCTTATGGAAGACAGGCCAGTACTTGGAAGAGGTCAAAAGAGGAACTCTATAGAAGGGCCCTTCCTTCGCTGGTGAGGGCTCTCAAAAGGGGAAAATACATGTGTTTGACTTCCCCCTCAGAAGTCGACTTGGGGGAAATGGCAGCAGAGGTGGGACTGGAGGAGAGGGAGAGATACGAGCAGAGGGTCCACCGGAGCTTAACTAGAAGGATTTACGTTTTCAGGGGTTGA
- the argB gene encoding acetylglutamate kinase has product MSRGKPGDELQEPASVLLEALPYIRKFHGQTMVIKLGGEVIEKKKTLDSLLQDVVLLHYVGMKPVLVHGGGPEITREMKKAGKEPEFVAGLRVTDKETIEILHKYLVGKLNTEIVLGINKYGGRAVGISGVDGKIILAKKIREVTTPNGEKLHVDLGFVGEIERIDPHMVSFLLSNGYIPVLSPLGVDEEGRSLNLNADTVAAELAIVMGAKKLIVLTNVKGVLRDPKDESTLISQLTVEEAKTLLASGVVSGGMIPKLKACIRAVEGGVERAHILQGTMPHALLLELLTDKGAGTMIEKGK; this is encoded by the coding sequence ATGAGTAGAGGAAAACCGGGTGATGAACTGCAGGAACCGGCAAGTGTTTTGCTTGAGGCCCTTCCTTACATCAGGAAGTTTCATGGTCAGACCATGGTAATCAAGCTTGGGGGGGAAGTGATAGAGAAGAAGAAAACCCTCGATTCCCTCCTCCAGGATGTGGTACTCCTCCACTATGTGGGGATGAAACCTGTCTTGGTACATGGGGGGGGACCGGAAATCACGAGGGAGATGAAAAAGGCGGGCAAGGAACCCGAATTTGTGGCTGGGTTGCGCGTGACCGATAAGGAAACCATAGAAATCCTGCATAAGTATCTGGTAGGAAAACTCAACACCGAGATCGTGCTGGGTATAAACAAGTACGGGGGAAGGGCGGTGGGGATTTCAGGAGTGGATGGAAAAATTATCTTGGCCAAAAAGATAAGAGAAGTAACTACGCCCAATGGGGAAAAACTGCATGTGGATTTGGGGTTCGTGGGAGAGATCGAGAGGATAGATCCCCACATGGTGAGCTTCCTCCTCTCCAATGGATACATTCCCGTCCTCTCACCCTTGGGGGTTGACGAGGAGGGAAGGAGCCTCAACCTAAACGCTGACACGGTGGCGGCAGAATTGGCCATCGTGATGGGGGCTAAAAAGCTCATTGTTCTCACCAATGTGAAAGGGGTGCTCAGGGATCCCAAGGACGAGAGTACGCTGATCTCTCAGCTCACGGTCGAGGAGGCGAAGACACTCCTGGCCTCAGGGGTGGTCAGTGGAGGTATGATTCCCAAGTTGAAAGCCTGTATCAGGGCGGTGGAAGGGGGAGTGGAGAGGGCACACATCCTCCAGGGAACGATGCCCCACGCCCTTCTCCTAGAGCTCCTCACGGACAAGGGAGCGGGAACAATGATAGAGAAAGGGAAGTGA
- a CDS encoding AAA family ATPase, translated as MRILKVVGLVGLQGAGKTEVAKVALSLGIPCIRMGEVVLTEIRKRGLEINEENVGKVANELREKGGKGIVARLCLPLIREKLEEKGMVVVDGIRAMEEVEELRKAFGKDVVIVGIWASPSLRYSRIASRRREDDAEDYEGFIRKEKRELEWGVGNALSLADFLLINEGTLEELREKAMEFFRRLMRDEGLGRS; from the coding sequence GTGAGGATCTTGAAAGTGGTGGGTCTGGTAGGATTACAAGGTGCTGGGAAAACTGAGGTGGCGAAAGTGGCCCTTTCCTTGGGCATTCCCTGTATTAGGATGGGGGAGGTGGTGCTCACAGAAATCAGAAAAAGGGGGTTGGAGATCAACGAAGAAAATGTGGGAAAGGTAGCCAACGAACTGAGAGAGAAGGGTGGGAAGGGAATAGTGGCCCGTCTCTGTCTTCCCCTCATCAGGGAAAAACTGGAGGAAAAAGGGATGGTGGTCGTGGATGGTATCAGGGCGATGGAAGAGGTGGAAGAACTCAGAAAAGCCTTTGGGAAGGATGTGGTAATCGTGGGGATTTGGGCTAGCCCTTCCCTGAGGTATTCGAGAATAGCCTCGAGGAGGAGGGAAGATGATGCAGAAGATTACGAGGGTTTTATACGGAAGGAAAAAAGGGAGTTGGAATGGGGGGTGGGCAATGCCCTTTCCCTCGCCGACTTTCTCCTCATCAACGAGGGAACTTTGGAAGAACTGAGGGAAAAAGCCATGGAATTTTTCAGGAGGTTGATGAGGGATGAGGGTTTGGGTAGAAGCTGA
- a CDS encoding argininosuccinate synthase, with the protein MKVVLGFSGGLDTCTCLKLLQEKYGAEVITVMVDVGQRPDQFRIAEERARRLGASKHIYVDAKEEFVKEYIFRSVKANGCYEGYPLSISLARYPTASWLAKIAMEEGAEAVAHGCTGKGNDQFRFDLTLSAKVPHLRIIAPIREFSLTREEEIEYLAKHGITFSSTPYSVDENLWGRSIEGRELEDPLQSPPEEAFQLTQSPLKAPREPLIVSLGFEEGIPVSMNGEYMDGVKLIRELNQLAGKYGIGRIDIMEDRVLGLKVREVYEAPAATVLLEAHKALEALVLTREELMVKERIDRKWSEMVYVGRWFDPLREDLEAFIDATQKRVTGEVKMEFLPGRAMVVGRSSPYSLYEREIVSFHLRGFDQRMSASLTKFYGLDGRLVGMRG; encoded by the coding sequence ATGAAAGTGGTGCTGGGGTTCAGCGGAGGACTCGATACCTGTACCTGTCTGAAGCTCCTACAGGAGAAGTACGGAGCGGAGGTCATCACCGTTATGGTGGATGTGGGGCAAAGACCAGACCAGTTCCGCATAGCGGAGGAGAGGGCGAGAAGGCTCGGGGCTTCCAAACATATCTACGTGGATGCGAAGGAGGAGTTCGTCAAAGAATATATTTTCAGGAGCGTGAAGGCTAACGGATGCTATGAAGGTTATCCCCTCTCCATTTCCCTCGCCAGGTATCCCACCGCCAGTTGGCTAGCGAAAATAGCCATGGAAGAAGGGGCAGAAGCCGTGGCCCATGGATGCACGGGAAAGGGCAACGATCAGTTCAGGTTTGACCTAACCCTTTCCGCCAAGGTTCCGCATTTACGTATCATCGCCCCCATAAGGGAGTTCAGTCTAACCAGGGAGGAAGAAATAGAATACCTGGCCAAACATGGCATCACTTTTTCCTCCACCCCCTATAGCGTGGATGAGAACCTATGGGGAAGATCGATCGAAGGCAGGGAGTTAGAGGATCCCCTCCAATCCCCTCCCGAGGAGGCCTTTCAGCTCACCCAAAGTCCTCTGAAAGCCCCAAGGGAACCCCTGATCGTTTCCTTGGGGTTCGAGGAGGGAATCCCCGTTTCCATGAACGGGGAGTACATGGATGGGGTGAAGTTGATAAGGGAACTCAACCAATTGGCCGGAAAATATGGGATAGGACGCATAGATATAATGGAAGATAGGGTTTTGGGCCTCAAGGTCAGGGAGGTTTACGAAGCTCCAGCCGCCACGGTCCTCCTTGAGGCCCATAAAGCCTTGGAGGCCTTGGTCCTTACACGGGAGGAGCTGATGGTTAAGGAGAGGATAGACAGAAAGTGGAGCGAGATGGTATATGTGGGAAGATGGTTCGATCCGCTGAGGGAAGATTTGGAGGCTTTCATCGACGCCACCCAAAAGAGGGTTACCGGAGAAGTGAAAATGGAATTCTTACCAGGAAGGGCCATGGTGGTGGGTAGGTCCTCACCTTACTCCCTCTATGAGAGGGAAATAGTTTCCTTCCATTTGAGGGGCTTCGATCAAAGGATGTCCGCCTCTCTAACCAAGTTCTACGGTTTGGACGGTAGGTTAGTAGGAATGAGAGGATGA
- the rnz gene encoding ribonuclease Z yields MNLTLTFLGTGGSIPSPSRSLPSLAIKRGGELLLFDCGEGTQGQMVRVGLSPLKVDAVFISHLHGDHFLGLAGLVQTMSLFGRTRPLEVYVPVGEEEKIETLLRLPHYTLEFEVKVRGLKGGEKVERTGYRILTSSTKHGVVGLAFSLEEFPRPGKLDPEKAVGLGVTPGPAFSLLKAGQPIFLPGGREVRPEEVLGPPLPGRKVVYAVDTRPCEEIIALAQGADVLIHDSMFGEELLERAKEGGHSTSSEAAWVAKEAGVKLLVLTHLSPRYREVSTLLEQARKIFPNTVVAEDLMVLEVPLAGG; encoded by the coding sequence CTGAACCTCACGCTAACTTTTTTGGGAACAGGAGGAAGCATTCCCTCCCCCTCTAGATCCCTTCCTTCTTTGGCCATCAAGAGGGGTGGAGAACTCCTCCTCTTCGATTGTGGTGAGGGAACACAGGGGCAAATGGTAAGGGTCGGTCTCAGCCCCCTCAAGGTAGATGCCGTTTTCATCTCCCATCTCCATGGAGATCACTTCCTGGGTCTGGCAGGATTGGTACAAACGATGTCCCTCTTTGGTAGAACCCGTCCGCTGGAAGTCTATGTTCCAGTGGGAGAGGAAGAAAAAATTGAGACCCTTCTTCGACTCCCCCACTATACTCTAGAATTCGAAGTAAAGGTAAGGGGATTGAAGGGAGGAGAAAAAGTGGAAAGGACGGGCTATAGAATCCTCACTTCTTCCACCAAACATGGGGTAGTGGGTTTGGCCTTTTCCCTAGAGGAATTTCCCAGACCTGGGAAACTGGACCCGGAGAAGGCGGTCGGATTGGGAGTAACACCAGGACCGGCCTTCTCTCTTCTCAAAGCTGGTCAACCGATTTTCCTTCCTGGAGGTAGAGAGGTAAGGCCAGAGGAAGTGTTGGGTCCTCCCCTTCCTGGAAGGAAAGTGGTATACGCGGTGGACACAAGACCCTGTGAAGAAATCATTGCCTTAGCCCAAGGAGCAGATGTTTTGATCCATGATTCCATGTTCGGAGAGGAGCTTCTCGAAAGGGCCAAGGAAGGAGGACATTCCACCTCATCGGAAGCAGCTTGGGTGGCGAAGGAGGCAGGAGTAAAACTTTTGGTCCTCACCCATCTCAGTCCAAGGTATCGGGAAGTTTCTACCCTTTTGGAACAGGCTAGGAAAATTTTCCCCAATACCGTAGTAGCCGAAGATCTCATGGTGCTGGAGGTTCCCTTAGCCGGTGGTTAG
- a CDS encoding RNA-binding domain-containing protein produces the protein MRVWVEAEVKPSEDPQKVEKAVKNLFPLLFLKRESGKVEGTSEDPEVLSRLRDLLRLQAIRDAARNQLLRGKGEGKLEFWLNKQAAFMGKVSFTEGEAPLGPIKVVVETRDPDLLLDFLAPKTKEGKALREVSLEEIKRV, from the coding sequence ATGAGGGTTTGGGTAGAAGCTGAAGTAAAGCCGAGCGAGGATCCACAGAAGGTAGAAAAAGCCGTGAAGAATCTTTTCCCCCTTCTTTTCCTGAAAAGGGAGAGCGGAAAGGTAGAAGGTACCTCAGAGGACCCGGAAGTTCTCTCCCGCTTGAGGGACCTCCTACGCCTTCAAGCCATCAGGGATGCTGCCAGGAATCAGCTCCTTAGGGGTAAAGGGGAGGGGAAGTTGGAGTTTTGGCTCAATAAGCAGGCGGCTTTCATGGGGAAGGTCAGCTTCACAGAGGGTGAAGCCCCTTTAGGACCCATCAAGGTAGTAGTGGAAACTAGGGATCCCGATCTCCTCCTCGATTTTTTGGCCCCCAAGACCAAAGAAGGTAAAGCCCTTAGAGAAGTTTCCCTTGAAGAAATAAAGAGAGTTTAG
- a CDS encoding acetylornithine transaminase → MEEIFRLDKKYLAQTYRRLPVVFSRGKGIFLWDLEGKRYLDFVAGVAVSVLGHADPELRKALSKQAGKLIHMTNLVYIKEQVELARELARITPGKINKFFFSNSGAESVEAALKLSIKHTGRKKIVAMEHSFHGRTLGALSATWKPSYREPFQSFLLSNVQFIPFNDLSSAEKAVDEDTAAVILEPIQGEGGVRVASQEFLKGLKELCEERGALLIIDEIQTGMGRTGKWFASEHWGVEPDIITLAKALGGGIPIGCTGARPEVMESFQPGDHGATFGGNPLACVAALTVIREIRKRGLVKKAERRGKYFMKALEELKRDHPSVREVRGKGLMLGMELDGEDKAEKVVMGALEEGFLINVTAGKVLRFLPPLVVEEAHIDALVSTLDGLLRKVEG, encoded by the coding sequence ATGGAGGAAATTTTCAGGCTGGACAAAAAATATCTGGCCCAAACCTATCGGAGACTTCCCGTGGTCTTCAGTAGAGGAAAGGGAATCTTCCTCTGGGATCTTGAGGGAAAGAGATACCTGGATTTTGTGGCAGGGGTAGCCGTGAGTGTGCTCGGTCATGCCGACCCCGAGCTCCGCAAAGCCCTCTCAAAACAGGCTGGCAAGCTCATCCACATGACCAACCTGGTGTATATCAAAGAACAGGTGGAGTTGGCTAGAGAGCTGGCACGCATAACGCCGGGGAAGATAAACAAGTTCTTCTTCTCCAACTCTGGAGCAGAAAGTGTAGAGGCCGCCCTAAAGCTTTCCATAAAGCACACGGGGAGAAAGAAGATCGTGGCCATGGAACATTCCTTTCATGGAAGGACCTTGGGGGCCCTCTCCGCTACTTGGAAACCTTCTTACAGAGAACCCTTCCAGTCCTTCCTCCTTTCCAATGTTCAGTTCATTCCTTTCAACGATCTTTCCTCAGCGGAGAAGGCGGTAGATGAGGATACGGCAGCGGTGATATTGGAGCCCATCCAAGGAGAAGGAGGGGTGAGGGTAGCTTCGCAGGAGTTCTTGAAAGGGTTGAAAGAACTTTGTGAAGAGAGGGGTGCTCTTCTCATCATCGATGAGATACAAACGGGAATGGGAAGGACGGGAAAATGGTTTGCCAGTGAACACTGGGGGGTGGAACCCGATATCATCACGTTGGCCAAAGCCCTGGGGGGAGGGATACCCATAGGATGTACGGGGGCCAGACCTGAAGTCATGGAAAGCTTCCAGCCCGGAGATCATGGGGCTACCTTTGGGGGTAATCCGCTTGCCTGTGTAGCCGCCCTTACCGTCATAAGGGAGATAAGGAAAAGGGGATTGGTGAAAAAAGCGGAAAGGAGGGGGAAGTATTTCATGAAAGCGCTGGAAGAACTGAAAAGGGATCATCCCTCGGTTAGGGAGGTGAGGGGAAAGGGTCTCATGTTGGGCATGGAATTAGACGGGGAGGATAAGGCGGAGAAGGTGGTCATGGGGGCCTTAGAGGAAGGGTTCCTCATCAACGTTACGGCTGGTAAGGTGCTTAGATTCCTACCCCCCTTGGTGGTGGAGGAAGCCCATATAGATGCCCTGGTCTCCACGTTGGATGGATTGCTCAGGAAGGTGGAGGGATGA
- the argJ gene encoding bifunctional ornithine acetyltransferase/N-acetylglutamate synthase, whose amino-acid sequence MELKRLKGGITEPEGFLAAGVRAGIRSKGLDLALLSCEEGPVPAAGAFTTSRTRAPPVILTMRHLRKERRLGAIVANSGCANSFTGERGMRDAKRMAELTAELLGLKTHQVGVASTGMIGTYLPMEKVEAGIREAVKKLSPSRRASHLAAQAILTTDRFPKEVAVRVETEEGTPITIAGMAKGAGMIRPRLKTATMLVFLTTDARVDPLSLKTSLQASVDRTLNMITVDNDTSTNDMVLMMASGKAENEELKKDAGFQHGLDFVLTELAKMIVKGAEGATRMMEVKVKNAREGEAKKAALAVAGSNLLKAALFGGDPNWGRIIAALGYSGARFDPRRLTLKVKSERGEVTLVERGRPIGGPDLPEAAEIMKADEILFEIDLGEGRDEATAWGCDLSYDYVRINSRYRT is encoded by the coding sequence ATGGAACTGAAAAGATTGAAGGGGGGAATAACGGAACCTGAAGGTTTTCTTGCGGCCGGGGTGAGGGCCGGGATACGCTCCAAGGGTCTAGACCTCGCCCTCCTGAGCTGTGAAGAAGGACCTGTTCCTGCTGCAGGGGCCTTCACCACCAGTAGGACTAGGGCTCCTCCCGTAATCCTCACGATGAGGCATCTACGCAAGGAAAGGAGGCTCGGGGCCATAGTGGCCAACTCAGGCTGTGCCAACTCCTTTACCGGTGAGAGGGGGATGAGGGATGCCAAGAGGATGGCAGAACTCACGGCAGAACTACTGGGCCTCAAGACCCATCAGGTGGGCGTGGCCTCCACAGGCATGATAGGAACCTATCTTCCCATGGAGAAGGTAGAAGCGGGGATAAGGGAAGCCGTGAAAAAACTCTCCCCTTCTAGGCGGGCCTCCCATTTGGCTGCCCAAGCCATCCTCACCACGGATCGCTTTCCAAAAGAGGTGGCCGTAAGAGTGGAAACGGAGGAGGGAACACCAATAACCATTGCCGGAATGGCCAAGGGGGCTGGTATGATCCGTCCCAGGCTAAAGACGGCTACCATGCTCGTCTTTCTAACAACCGATGCCAGGGTGGATCCCCTCTCCCTCAAGACCTCCCTACAGGCCTCTGTGGACAGGACCCTCAACATGATCACGGTGGACAACGATACCAGCACTAACGATATGGTTTTGATGATGGCAAGTGGTAAGGCGGAAAACGAGGAGCTCAAGAAGGATGCAGGTTTCCAACACGGCTTGGATTTCGTTCTCACGGAGCTGGCTAAGATGATCGTGAAGGGGGCGGAAGGGGCTACCCGCATGATGGAGGTGAAGGTAAAAAACGCTAGGGAAGGGGAGGCCAAGAAAGCGGCCCTGGCCGTAGCCGGTTCCAACCTGCTCAAGGCAGCACTTTTTGGGGGAGACCCCAACTGGGGAAGGATAATCGCCGCCCTCGGGTATTCGGGCGCACGCTTCGATCCGAGAAGGCTCACACTCAAGGTGAAAAGCGAGAGGGGGGAGGTCACACTTGTGGAAAGGGGGAGACCCATCGGAGGACCCGACCTACCGGAGGCAGCAGAAATTATGAAGGCTGATGAGATCCTCTTTGAAATAGATTTGGGGGAAGGAAGGGACGAGGCCACGGCGTGGGGTTGTGATTTGAGTTACGATTACGTAAGGATCAATTCTAGATATAGAACTTAG